One window from the genome of Plasmodium reichenowi strain SY57 chromosome 8, whole genome shotgun sequence encodes:
- a CDS encoding phospholipase DDHD1, putative, translating into MSNHSVKVEDDDDENNEDTEKKVQSSFFFFKKQEKNVNRKFVKNTKENDINFYEDKPILDDKINKVDYIILIIHGIGSNEELIINQCEDLKNSFKIVKKMWFFDYPFNIHFHIFNWKKYIIDAQIHVFNRININTMAETRKIINLSAGDIICFLHPRYGDYIMLNLYNDINKTLESLKNDSSGRFKYSKVCLLGYSLGSAMAYEILHNVKVRISESNLKYNLKSKIHYLFMLGSPLSALLSLYKPEYINDGLKLNNGLKFYNIFHGFDPVAFRIEPLIYPRIKNIPEPVLINYWRNNGARYWFEWDKNMQNAKLAIVQNLNDFTSAITNGFYKFLGKNENNDEDQSTLNKNICYNKCESKDINIFLLKVKENQRKIALQKKKIHRFNKKNNITYKENVAEKKNAHYNSLHNINDNNINDNNINDNNINDNNINDNNICDNICDNICDNICDDICDNHLNDISYNDEDSQDSYCGHEKYKRKHDDNDEQKKEGTYYSKEENSSYIDSTKSICASQDSNSEYSFFDHELSDNSNNLYEENRRNYDEHNKKRESICNSNNINDALNIRYDYQLQEFIMEHYIYPLAVAKSHFNYFIIKDISFFILKELIHHKNISLSYEEYLTKIEKEYNSKALNEKDNIKKEKYFKVAIKATKTLEEFKKYEKNIQAMSDPFNMKNFKNLI; encoded by the exons ATGAGTAACCATAGCGTAAAGGTAGAAGACGATGATGACGAAAACAATGAGGAcacagaaaaaaaagtacaGAGTAgcttttttttctttaaaaaacaGGAAAAGAATGTAAACAGAaaatttgtaaaaaatacaaaagaaaatgatataaatttttatgaagACAAACCAATTTTGGatgataaaattaataaagttgattatattattttgattattcATGGTATAGGATCAAATGaagaattaataataaaccAATGTGAAGATTTGAAAAATAGTTTTaaaattgtaaaaaaaatgtggTTTTTTGATTATCcttttaatatacatttCCATATATTTAACTGGAAAAAGTATATCATAGATGCACAAATAca TGTTTTTAACAggataaatattaatactATGGCTGAAACTcgaaaaataataaactTGTCCGCCGGagatattatatgttttttacATCCAAGATATGGTGATTACATAATgttaaatttatataatgatataaataaaacattgGAATCTTTAAAGAAT GATTCTAGCGGGAGATTTAAATATTCCAAAGTATGTCTTCTAGGTTATTCATTAGGTAGTGCAATGGCATATGAAATATTACATAACGTGAAAGTTAGAATAAGTGAAAgtaatttaaaatataatttgaaGAGTAAGatacattatttatttatgttgGGTAGTCCTTTAAGTGctttattatctttatataaaccagaatatataaatgatggattaaaattaaataatggTTTAAagttttataatatttttcatgGATTTGATCCTGTGGCTTTTCGAATTGAACCATTGATTTATCCAcgaattaaaaatattcctGAACCTGTTCTTATAAATTATTGGAGAAATAATGGAGCAAGGTATTGGTTTGAGTGGGATAAAAATATGCAGAATGCTAAACTAGCCATTGTTCAAAATTTGAATGATTTTACATCTGCAATAACTAACggtttttataaatttctTGGGAAGAATGAGaataatgatgaagatCAAAGTACtctaaataaaaatatttgttaCAATAAATGTGAAAGTAaggatataaatatattcttattaaaGGTGAAAGAAAATCAACGAAAAATTGctttacaaaaaaaaaaaattcataggtttaataaaaaaaataatattacatataagGAGAATGTTgcagaaaaaaaaaatgcaCATTACAACAGtcttcataatataaatgataataatataaatgataataatataaatgataataatataaatgataataatataaatgataataatatttgtgATAACATTTGTGATAACATTTGTGATAACATTTGTGATGACATTTGTGATAATCATCTTAATGATATTTCTTACAATGATGAAGATAGTCAAGATAGCTATTGTGGTCATGAAAAGTACAAAAGAAAAcatgatgataatgatgaacaaaaaaaggAAGGAACTTATTATTCCAAAGAAGAAAATTCTAGCTATATTGATAGTACTAAAAGTATTTGTGCATCACAAGATTCAAATAGTgaatattctttttttgaTCATGAACTTAGTGATAATTcgaataatttatatgaagaaaatagAAGAAATTATGATGAGCATAATAAGAAAAGAGAATCTATATGTAattctaataatataaatgatgcTTTAAATATTAGATATGATTATCAATTACAAGAATTCATTATGgaacattatatatatcctttAGCTGTTGCTAAATCacattttaattattttataattaaagatatctccttttttatattaaaagaattaatacatcataaaaatatatcacTAAGCTATGAAGAATATCTAACaaaaattgaaaaagaatataatagCAAAGCATTAAAcgaaaaagataatataaaaaaagaaaaatattttaaagtTGCAATAAAGGCTACAAAAACGTTAGAAGAATTTAAAAagtatgaaaaaaatattcaagCTATGTCTGACCCATTTAATATGAagaattttaaaaatttaatatag